One genomic region from Thermodesulfobacteriota bacterium encodes:
- a CDS encoding helix-turn-helix transcriptional regulator, translating to MLNLLHCDDKTISELEDELNYIPLTLMEKTILRHIVCGYSDSSIARELSITVRTVKKHRNGIMKKLDIHKSGAKKGKS from the coding sequence ATGCTTAACCTCTTACACTGTGATGATAAAACGATTTCTGAGCTAGAAGATGAACTAAACTATATACCCCTTACCCTTATGGAGAAGACGATCTTGAGACACATCGTGTGCGGATACAGCGATAGCAGCATTGCAAGGGAACTTTCAATCACTGTCAGGACAGTTAAAAAACATAGAAACGGCATAATGAAAAAATTGGATATCCATAAATCTGGGGCAAAAAAGGGGAAGAGCTAA